In the genome of Kineosporia corallincola, one region contains:
- a CDS encoding B12-binding domain-containing radical SAM protein codes for MRIALVSPPYDTQLFRIGENLGLRYCAAALGAAGYPVDVLEAALLGIDEAELVRQLTAGGYDMIGFSIMFDEASGSVAQTAGALREAGVKALICVGGHVPSFDYETLLGILPGVDCVVRFEGEATVVALARALEQRDDWRSVPGIAFLDGGLSRVTPVRPLIADLDTVPFPVRDETSRYLGDDHYFLVTTRGCPFVCTFCSVPAFYKEPAGPAWRKRSVGNVVDEMQWLVDVHGARAFSFLDDEFLVGRSGKQRARDLAQEIVARGLSVSWAFECRSDDVDPDLFRSLRDGGLRHVFLGIESGNQRVLDAFDKRTTVEQNAQAIRVVRELGLSLGVGFIMFEPSTTVHELRVNADFLAANRIFSYKALTNKVRVYRGTRLERDLTHDGLLRREGLRLDFSFPDPRVSAAYDLMRELLLPLHEVDQLAKRAAFQIDNLPAAQQGPAMAVLELAESGITSAFATLTGSILDRCDLMGRPEEPPGDDFRASVAAIVEDRRVGLTRTLSDLISSVRSTT; via the coding sequence GCGCATCGCGTTGGTATCGCCTCCGTACGACACGCAGCTCTTCCGGATCGGCGAGAACCTCGGCCTGAGGTACTGCGCGGCAGCTCTGGGCGCAGCCGGGTACCCGGTGGATGTGCTTGAGGCTGCGCTGCTGGGGATTGACGAGGCCGAGCTGGTCCGGCAGCTGACGGCCGGCGGCTACGACATGATCGGATTCTCGATCATGTTCGACGAGGCCAGCGGATCCGTGGCCCAGACCGCCGGCGCGCTTCGGGAAGCCGGGGTGAAGGCTCTCATCTGCGTGGGTGGGCACGTTCCTTCCTTCGATTATGAGACGCTGCTGGGCATCCTGCCGGGCGTCGACTGCGTCGTACGGTTCGAGGGCGAGGCGACGGTGGTGGCGCTGGCCCGCGCGCTCGAGCAGCGCGATGACTGGCGTTCGGTGCCGGGCATCGCCTTCCTCGACGGTGGCCTCTCGCGGGTCACGCCGGTACGGCCACTGATCGCGGACCTGGATACGGTGCCGTTCCCGGTGCGGGATGAGACGTCACGCTATCTCGGTGATGATCATTATTTCCTGGTCACCACCCGGGGGTGTCCGTTCGTGTGCACGTTCTGTTCGGTTCCCGCGTTCTACAAGGAACCTGCCGGGCCGGCCTGGCGTAAACGCTCGGTGGGCAACGTGGTCGACGAGATGCAGTGGCTGGTCGATGTTCACGGCGCGCGGGCGTTCTCGTTCCTGGACGACGAGTTCCTGGTCGGGCGCAGCGGCAAGCAGCGCGCCCGGGACCTGGCCCAGGAGATCGTGGCGCGCGGGCTGTCGGTGTCCTGGGCCTTCGAGTGCCGCTCCGACGATGTGGATCCGGACCTGTTCAGGTCGTTGCGGGATGGCGGCCTTCGGCACGTGTTCCTGGGCATCGAATCGGGCAACCAGCGGGTGCTGGATGCCTTCGACAAGCGCACGACGGTGGAGCAGAACGCGCAGGCGATCCGGGTCGTGCGTGAGCTGGGGCTCAGCCTGGGGGTCGGGTTCATCATGTTCGAGCCGAGCACGACCGTGCACGAGCTCCGCGTCAATGCCGATTTTCTGGCGGCGAACCGGATTTTCTCGTACAAGGCGCTGACCAACAAGGTCCGGGTCTACCGGGGCACCCGGCTGGAAAGGGACCTGACGCACGACGGACTGCTCCGGCGTGAGGGCCTGCGCCTGGACTTCTCGTTCCCCGACCCTCGCGTCAGCGCGGCGTACGACCTGATGAGGGAGTTGCTGCTCCCCCTGCACGAGGTGGACCAGCTGGCCAAGCGGGCAGCGTTCCAGATCGACAATCTGCCTGCGGCACAGCAAGGGCCGGCGATGGCGGTTCTGGAGCTGGCCGAATCCGGCATCACCTCTGCCTTCGCCACGCTCACCGGGTCGATCCTGGACCGTTGCGATCTCATGGGCCGGCCTGAAGAGCCTCCCGGCGATGACTTTCGCGCTTCTGTGGCTGCGATCGTCGAGGACCGGCGGGTGGGACTGACGCGGACACTGAGCGATCTGATCTCGTCCGTCAGGAGCACAACGTGA